In Sphaeramia orbicularis chromosome 3, fSphaOr1.1, whole genome shotgun sequence, a genomic segment contains:
- the LOC115436956 gene encoding RNA-binding protein NOB1-like: MAPTLVEHVVADAGAFLKKSPLQEIGRNIYTLRDVVNEIRDKPTRRSLAVLPYQLNLKEPHPEHIHTVTEFSKKTGDYPSLSATDIKVLALTYQLELEHVGSQHLKKEPVVKVNIQSTQRHPETPVNVAGFHFPSKRPAGSSKVQETVTETETSTTADCEQFNSFHFWREPLPSIDADLLDLLEPADVLTSNKTQKTETNIPTSSVTADSEQFNSFNFWREPLPSFDDKLLGLLKEDGVSGSRLDTSLHSEDEDDKENEPDEEEEDEDDDDGGGWITPSNIKQVKMDSADWTAPADIKVGCLTTDFAMQNVLIQIGLHVLSVNGMVIKQARNFILRCHACFKTTSNMSKVFCPHCGNSTLKKVAVTVNEDGSKQMHFSRNPKVMNPKGLKYSLPLPQGGKHGSNPHLTEDQRFPQQRLSRKARQKTDVFNPDYVAGSSPFCENDIYSRAANLQIRDSQCGGGRRRANPNTARKKFVKKK, encoded by the exons ATGGCGCCCACCCTGGTGGAGCATGTTGTCGCTGACGCTGGAGCATTTTTGAAGAAATCCCCCTTGCAG GAGATTGGCAGGAACATCTACACCCTGAGAGATGTAGTGAACGAGATCAGAGACAAACCCACCAGGAGAAGCCTGGCCGTCCTACCATACCAGCTCAATTTAAAAGAACCACACCCTGAGCACATCCACACAG tGACTGAGTTCTCCAAGAAGACCGGAGACTACCCAAGTCTGTCTGCCACTGACATTAAAGTCCTGGCTCTGACATACCAGTTGGAACTGGAACATGTCGGCTCACAACACCTGAAGAAAGAGCCGGTGGTTAAG GTGAATATTCAGAGCACACAGCGTCACCCTGAGACACCAGTTAATGTTGCAGGATTTCACTTTCCCTCCAAG AGACCTGCAGGCAGCTCAAAAGTCCAAGAGACtgtgactgaaacagaaacaTCGACTACAGCCGACTGCGAACAGTTTAACAGTTTTCATTTCTGGAGAGAGCCGCTGCCTTCCATTGACGCCGACCTGCTGGATTTACTG GAACCAGCGGACGTTTTAACatcaaacaaaacacagaagacagaGACAAACATACCGACGTCCTCTGTGACGGCCGACAGCGAACAGTTTAACAGCTTTAACTTTTGGAGGGAGCCGCTGCCGTCGTTCGATGACAAGCTGCTGGGTTTACTG AAAGAGGATGGTGTGTCAGGCAGCAGGTTGGACACATCACTGCACTCAGAGGATGAGGATGACAAAGAGAATGAGCccgatgaggaggaagaggatgaagatgatgatgacggaGGTGGCTGGATCACTCCCAGTAACATCAAACAGGTGAAGATGGACTCAGCTGATTGGACGGCTCCAGCTGACATCAAAGTCGGATGTCTGACCACTGACTTTGCCATGCAG AACGTTCTGATCCAGATCGGACTTCATGTTCTCTCTGTTAATGGGATGGTTATCAAACAGGCGAGGAACTTCATCCTCCGATGCCACGCCTGCTTTAA AACAACAAGCAACATGAGCAAAGTTTTCTGCCCTCACTGCGGGAACTCTACGCTGAAGAAGGTGGCGGTGACGGTCAATGAGGACGGCAGCAAGCAGATGCACTTCTCCAGAAACCCCAAAGTGATGAACCCCAAGGGGCTCAAG TACTCACTGCCTCTGCCTCAGGGGGGGAAACACGGCAGCAACCCTCACCTGACTGAGGACCAGCGTTTCCCCCAACAGAGACTGTCCCGAAAAGCGCGTCAGAAGACCGACGTCTTCAACCCGGACTACGTGGCCGGATCCTCGCCGTTCTGTGAGAACGACATCTACAGCCGTGCCGCCAACCTCCAAATCCGGGACAGTCAGTGCGGCGGGGGCAGGCGACGGGCCAACCCCAACACCGCACGCAAGAAGTTCGTCAAAAAGAAGTGA